GTAAAGGTGTTAGCACAGGGCACATGGATAGGCTGGAAAGTCGAGTCTAACTGGACTGATCCGTTTGTATTCTTTGCGTATATGATAGCCAAGCCGATAGCCAGTGTATTCCTAATCGGATTGATATTCTTGCTTGGCAGTGAGGCCGCAGGTATAAGGGACCCAGAGTTCTTCTTTTATGCATTCACGGGAGCTATATTCTTCATCTACCCAGCATCGATGGCGGTTTCACTGGGATATTTGGTACATGAAGATCGTGCAAAGTATGAGGTGCTGAAACATATCTATATAGCGCCAAAATCTGTAAAACCATATATCTTTGGCAGAGCGGTTGCTGCAGCGATAAATGCTACAGTATCGGTAATAATAGCATATGTTATAGGCACAATGGTATTCGGAAACTCTTTTGGATTAGAGCTGGGTGTAGATGCATTGCTTGTTAATTATCCCTTGCTTATAGTAACCATAATGCTAGGTATAGTAGCATTCAGTTTCTTAGGACTATTGCTCTGTGCAATTAATTTAGTATCTTTCAAATTACAGTATTCGTTGAGCGAGTATACAACCGGTATAATGTTCCTTCTTTCAGGCGTGGTATTTCCTATAAGTATGCTACCCATAGTTGCACAACAGGTAGGCTTTGCATTGCCATCCACTCACTTTCTAAACTTGGTAAGACTTGCGCTCTCCAACTCAGATGCATTCACCAATGACCTCACATATATGATCCTGGGTACCATCGGGTTTGCTACAGTAGCTTTAATACTCTTCAAACTCGCCGAGTATAGGGCTAGAAATAAGGGAATGATAGACAGAAAGGCAGAGTACTGATCTGCCTAAATGCTTTTTACCTGCAGTTAACGCAGTGATGTACATGATAGCAAGGAAGCAAATTACAGAGATAGTAAAAGGTTATGGCGACATTGCTATAGGGGTACTAGGAAGCCATTCGGCTCTAGAGGTAATGGACGGTGCGAAGGATGAAAATATGCAAACTGTTGTTATATGTCAGAAAGGCAGAGAAACGCCATACAAAAGATTTAGCAGACTAGCAGACAAAATGATAGTGTTGAACAAATTTTCAAGTGTGCTGGAGAGAAGGGTGCAAAGTAAGTTAAGAGAACTAGGAACTATACTAGTTCCTCATAGAGCATTTACCGCTTATGTGGGTTATGATGGCATTGAGAATAGTTTGTTAGTTCCTATATTTGGTAACAGATCTTTGCTGCGCGCAGAGGAGAGGACGGTAAGGAGGAATCAGTATTATTTGTTGGAAAGGGCTAGAATAAGGCATCCAAAGATCTTTGGAAGCCCTGAGCAGATCGACAGACCTGTCATAATCAAAGTTCAAGAAGCAAAACGGAAGATGGAACGTGCTTTCTTTATAGCTTCTACCTACGAGGATTACAAGCAAAAACTTCAACAGAGAATTGAAAAGGGGATAATTGGTAGAGATGATCTAGCACGAGCTGTTATTGAGGAGTTTGTGATCGGAACATACTTCAACTTTAACTTCTTCTATTCTCCATTGAAAGATGAGGTAGAGTTCTTGGGCATAGAGAGACGTTTGCAGACTAACATTCACGACTTTGTTACAATACCTGCTAGGCAACAACTTGACATAGACATACAGCTGCAGAACATAGAAGTTGGTCATACGCCTGCAAGCATACGCGAATCTTTGCTTGAAAAGGTCTTTGCGATGGGAGATAAATTCGTTAGAGCTACGAAAAAGGAGTACCCGCCTGGCATAATAGGCCCTCTTTCGCTTCAAAGTGTAGTAACAGTCGACATGGATATAGTAGTGTATGATGTCTCCTTAAGAGTGCCGGGCAACCCCATTATGGCTACCACAAGTCCATATACAAAGTACTATTATGGTAAGACGTTCGGAGTGGGAAGAAGGATAGCCATGGAGATAAAGAATGCCTATATTGAGGAAAGAATTGTCGATGTGGTAACCTAATTATTTTTCCTGCACGGCTTCCTCGAAGAGATTTTTTCTTACCAAGATCGGTATATCGTAAAATGCTGCAAGCGCTATACAATCAGACGCCCTGTAGTTTCTTAAGACCAGTTCGTCATTTCTGCTCCTAAAGTGGAGGTTTGCGCGTAATACTGAACCACTCTGATAAACCCGTACTTCTGCAAGCAACAATTCTTTCATCTCAGCTATCTCTTCAACCAAGTTGTATATGGTAGGTATGCTTCCCTTGTCACCCTGCTGGAATCTTGCTATATGCCTAGCAACCTCTCCAGAAAAGGCCCGCATTGGAAATTCCTTCCCGTTATCAGTCTTAAGTATGACAACTCCTTCGACGCCATAAGGATCCACAAATCCGACATAGCTTATCTTAGCCAGTATGTAATCGCGACCATCCCCTTCATCAGAATTATAGGTCATGCGTGTATTATCTACAAAGGAGGAATTAAGTCTTTCACCTTTTTGCAGTCACTTTAGCAGATTTTAGAACATGTATGGTATAACTATACTCATCAACGTCTCTGCATTCTCAAGTTCCTATACATACTTCATGATTTTACGAAGATCTCGGTCTCTCACTACAATTTTGTTTGTCATTATCCTCTCATCCCTGGGATTAAATGCGATTCATATGCCAGCTCTATCGATCATGCAAAGATCATTTTTAGTGTCGCCAATGGCTATTGTATCTTGTAACGTAATGCCCATTGATGATGCTAATTTCTCGAGATGATATCTCTTGCATACAGAGATCCTGCACCAACAGCCTATCTTCTCCCAACCCAAGGACATTTCTATCTT
The Nitrososphaerales archaeon genome window above contains:
- a CDS encoding ABC transporter permease; translated protein: MAIADTVKVLAQGTWIGWKVESNWTDPFVFFAYMIAKPIASVFLIGLIFLLGSEAAGIRDPEFFFYAFTGAIFFIYPASMAVSLGYLVHEDRAKYEVLKHIYIAPKSVKPYIFGRAVAAAINATVSVIIAYVIGTMVFGNSFGLELGVDALLVNYPLLIVTIMLGIVAFSFLGLLLCAINLVSFKLQYSLSEYTTGIMFLLSGVVFPISMLPIVAQQVGFALPSTHFLNLVRLALSNSDAFTNDLTYMILGTIGFATVALILFKLAEYRARNKGMIDRKAEY
- a CDS encoding formate--phosphoribosylaminoimidazolecarboxamide ligase family protein, translated to MIARKQITEIVKGYGDIAIGVLGSHSALEVMDGAKDENMQTVVICQKGRETPYKRFSRLADKMIVLNKFSSVLERRVQSKLRELGTILVPHRAFTAYVGYDGIENSLLVPIFGNRSLLRAEERTVRRNQYYLLERARIRHPKIFGSPEQIDRPVIIKVQEAKRKMERAFFIASTYEDYKQKLQQRIEKGIIGRDDLARAVIEEFVIGTYFNFNFFYSPLKDEVEFLGIERRLQTNIHDFVTIPARQQLDIDIQLQNIEVGHTPASIRESLLEKVFAMGDKFVRATKKEYPPGIIGPLSLQSVVTVDMDIVVYDVSLRVPGNPIMATTSPYTKYYYGKTFGVGRRIAMEIKNAYIEERIVDVVT
- a CDS encoding DUF151 domain-containing protein, whose translation is MTYNSDEGDGRDYILAKISYVGFVDPYGVEGVVILKTDNGKEFPMRAFSGEVARHIARFQQGDKGSIPTIYNLVEEIAEMKELLLAEVRVYQSGSVLRANLHFRSRNDELVLRNYRASDCIALAAFYDIPILVRKNLFEEAVQEK